A genomic stretch from Spiroplasma endosymbiont of Clivina fossor includes:
- a CDS encoding IS1/IS1595 family N-terminal zinc-binding domain-containing protein — protein sequence MEKIIQELVNTLTDDQFLEFYEKVKQQAELIKKQKRLNEIDQKFRAQGIKCPKCESYHCVKNGHNSEGKQKYLCKNCRASFDAFRNHFIYWSHLNYEQWNLLIQISLLGQSSKTISRFIKTTLKTAWYNRQKLMKSKQLENTQLKFKKLSGKIQIDETFIKEIHKGNFKYKTDPRRIHLDPFATNTKCCIQMAIDNNNNIYVKSTNTKRLQKQWVIENMNKELINENSIITSDMQKLYFLVAKQTNSTLCVTKTTINPEASYRNLNKISKLQSSLKEALIHYHGLGFTNIQNYLNLWKWKYQHKGLTPNQQTAVLYFNV from the coding sequence ATGGAAAAAATAATTCAAGAACTAGTAAATACTTTAACAGATGATCAATTTTTAGAATTTTATGAAAAAGTCAAACAACAAGCAGAATTAATAAAAAAACAAAAACGGTTAAATGAAATTGATCAAAAATTTAGAGCGCAAGGTATTAAATGCCCTAAATGTGAATCTTACCATTGCGTTAAAAATGGACATAATTCAGAAGGAAAACAAAAATATTTATGTAAAAATTGCCGTGCAAGTTTTGACGCTTTTCGTAATCATTTTATTTATTGAAGTCATTTAAATTATGAACAATGAAATTTATTGATTCAAATTTCATTGCTGGGGCAATCTAGTAAAACAATTTCTCGTTTTATTAAAACTACATTAAAAACTGCTTGATATAATCGTCAAAAATTAATGAAATCAAAACAATTAGAAAATACCCAATTAAAATTTAAAAAATTATCTGGTAAAATCCAAATCGATGAAACATTCATTAAAGAAATCCATAAAGGAAATTTCAAATATAAAACTGATCCACGAAGAATTCACCTTGACCCATTCGCAACTAATACTAAATGCTGTATTCAAATGGCAATTGATAATAATAACAATATTTATGTTAAATCCACAAACACCAAACGTTTACAAAAACAATGAGTTATTGAAAATATGAACAAAGAATTAATTAACGAAAATTCAATTATTACTTCTGATATGCAAAAATTATATTTTTTAGTAGCAAAACAAACAAATTCTACTTTATGTGTAACTAAAACAACAATTAATCCTGAAGCTAGTTATCGTAACTTAAATAAAATCAGTAAATTACAATCTAGTCTTAAAGAAGCCTTAATTCATTATCATGGTTTAGGTTTTACTAATATTCAAAATTATTTAAATCTCTGAAAATGAAAATACCAACATAAGGGTTTAACTCCAAACCAACAAACAGCGGTATTATATTTTAATGTATAA
- a CDS encoding UvrD-helicase domain-containing protein → MKEVINLKHLNEKQRLAVLSSEGANRIIAGAGSGKTRVIIYKIAHLIHNLAINSSQILAVTFTNKATNEMKSRLNELVGNDESKYIWIHTYHAFCVRVLRRDIMVLGYTKDFIIIDTVDKINILKNISKNKQYNFFNFVENSWYLLNILNFRYILIW, encoded by the coding sequence TTGAAAGAAGTTATAAATTTAAAACATTTAAACGAGAAGCAAAGATTAGCTGTTTTAAGTAGTGAAGGTGCTAATAGAATTATAGCTGGTGCAGGAAGTGGCAAAACAAGAGTTATTATTTATAAAATTGCTCATTTAATTCATAATTTGGCCATTAATAGTAGTCAAATTTTAGCGGTAACTTTTACTAATAAGGCAACTAATGAAATGAAAAGTCGATTAAATGAATTAGTTGGTAATGATGAATCTAAATATATATGAATCCATACATATCATGCTTTTTGTGTTAGGGTTTTAAGAAGAGATATTATGGTTTTAGGATATACAAAAGATTTTATTATCATTGATACTGTTGATAAAATCAATATTTTAAAAAATATTAGTAAAAATAAGCAATATAATTTTTTTAATTTTGTCGAAAACTCTTGATATTTATTGAATATACTTAATTTTAGGTATATTTTAATATGATAG
- a CDS encoding integrase core domain-containing protein, whose amino-acid sequence MQNICGFYSLGTNNAINAMQRAMKDFGELGITIKRIRTDNAPEFTTTNWSNKKAYKVKERPFTTFLSKNGIIHETTPIRSPQSNGKIERFHRNYNSLFWFKKCGFEIKFDVKQLQIHLNEWYTFYNFKRKHKSLNYKTPFETLNKFIIAK is encoded by the coding sequence GTGCAAAACATCTGTGGTTTCTACAGTTTAGGAACCAATAATGCCATTAATGCCATGCAAAGAGCAATGAAAGATTTTGGCGAACTTGGCATAACAATTAAACGCATTCGCACTGATAATGCTCCGGAATTCACTACTACTAATTGAAGTAATAAAAAAGCATACAAAGTAAAAGAAAGACCTTTTACAACCTTTCTTTCAAAAAATGGAATTATCCATGAAACCACACCAATCCGTTCTCCTCAGAGCAACGGAAAGATTGAACGGTTTCACCGTAATTATAATAGTTTATTTTGGTTTAAAAAATGTGGTTTTGAAATAAAATTTGATGTTAAACAATTACAAATTCATTTGAATGAGTGGTACACATTTTATAATTTCAAACGAAAACATAAAAGCTTGAATTACAAAACTCCATTTGAAACTTTAAATAAATTTATTATTGCAAAATAA
- a CDS encoding exonuclease domain-containing protein produces the protein MTNATSDAINACKFVIFDIETTGLSSRYDEIIEFGAVVIEGRGLSDKRYDFFFNFIDKYWYFNKTLILLGF, from the coding sequence ATTACTAATGCTACTAGTGATGCGATTAATGCTTGTAAGTTTGTTATTTTTGATATTGAAACAACAGGATTGTCCAGTCGTTATGATGAAATTATTGAATTTGGAGCGGTAGTTATTGAAGGTCGGGGGTTAAGTGATAAAAGATATGATTTTTTCTTTAATTTTATAGATAAGTATTGATATTTCAATAAAACCTTGATTTTGCTGGGTTTTTAA
- a CDS encoding PHP domain-containing protein produces MKDKLLEELQEKDWVVVKGDVRFDNFSREQVLWVNKIQKIADPHLRTDDMLEKRIEFHLHTKMSAMDGVTSIGEYIKQASLWKHSAIAIIDHLNVQSFPDAQMAQKKYPTVKVNLWCGNANDW; encoded by the coding sequence ATGAAAGACAAGCTTTTAGAAGAATTACAAGAAAAGGATTGAGTTGTTGTTAAAGGTGATGTGCGGTTTGATAATTTTTCTCGTGAACAAGTTTTGTGAGTAAATAAAATTCAAAAGATTGCTGATCCGCATTTACGAACTGATGATATGCTAGAAAAGCGGATTGAATTTCATTTGCATACAAAAATGAGTGCGATGGATGGGGTTACAAGTATTGGTGAATATATTAAACAAGCAAGTCTTTGAAAACATTCAGCAATTGCGATTATTGATCATTTAAATGTTCAATCATTTCCTGATGCGCAAATGGCTCAAAAGAAATATCCTACTGTTAAGGTTAATTTATGGTGTGGAAATGCAAATGATTGATAG
- a CDS encoding IS5 family transposase (programmed frameshift): MLDKYKDENEFYSLIGIKYKTFMKMVEILKEGEAKQKQIGGRPNKLSIEQRLLMTLEYWKEYSTYRIIAKKYNISHVSCIRNIFWVENTLIKNSHFHIPGKKILLENKGTTNNLLAIDATEIPIERIKKNLKLLFSGKKRQHSLKSQIIIDLFNNKIISVDFCYGSTHDYKLFLKSNTLINPKLELIADSGYQGLQNVHKNTLLPIKKSKNNPLNPDKKEYNSFLSKVRIVIEHVFARLKRFKILVYRYRNKIRRFGLRFNLISGIYNFELS, from the exons ATGTTAGATAAATACAAAGACGAAAACGAATTTTATAGTTTAATAGGCATAAAATATAAAACTTTCATGAAAATGGTAGAAATTTTAAAAGAAGGTGAAGCTAAACAAAAACAAATTGGTGGTAGACCAAATAAATTATCAATAGAGCAAAGATTACTTATGACTTTAGAATACTGAAAAGAATATAGTACATATCGTATTATTGCAAAAAAATATAATATTAGTCATGTTAGTTGTATTCGTAATATCTTTTGAGTTGAAAATACTCTAATAAAAAATAGTCACTTTCATATACCTGGCAAAAAGATATTATTAGAAAATAAGGGTACTACTAATAATTTATTAGCAATTGATGCTACAGAAATTCCAATTGAAAGAATTAAAAAAAACT TAAAATTATTATTTTCTGGTAAGAAAAGGCAACATTCATTAAAATCGCAAATAATTATTGATTTATTTAACAATAAAATTATTTCAGTAGATTTTTGTTATGGCAGTACTCATGATTATAAGTTATTTTTAAAATCAAATACACTTATAAATCCAAAATTAGAATTAATTGCCGATTCAGGATATCAAGGTTTGCAAAATGTTCATAAAAATACATTATTGCCAATTAAAAAGAGTAAAAATAATCCTTTAAATCCAGATAAAAAGGAATATAATAGCTTTTTAAGTAAAGTTAGAATTGTCATTGAACATGTTTTTGCTAGATTAAAAAGATTTAAAATACTAGTTTATCGTTATCGCAATAAGATTAGAAGATTTGGATTACGATTTAACTTAATTTCAGGAATATATAATTTTGAATTAAGCTAG